The Phormidium sp. PBR-2020 DNA segment GGCCTGGTGAAACCCCAAGCCCTCAACGCCCTCATGGGGGCCATGCTCTATTACCCGGTGGAGCAGATGAAAGTCCGGGATGCGGACACCCGTCTCCCAGACTGGCTCTATCCCGACTATGCCGCCGTCTTCGAGGCCCCAGCCACGGAGCCTGAACCCCCAGCCCCCACGACTCCCCCAACTCCGCCCCTGACGCAACCCTCCCCGACCGGCAGTCCCATTATGGGGGCAACAGCTCCCGCAACGTCCTTCCCCGCCGACCTGCTTCAGGGATTAGACCAGGCCCTGAACCAGTACGCCACAGACCCCAGCAACGCCGAGGTGATTTTACAACTGCGGAACCTCCGCCATCAGTTGATTCTCAAGTTAGCCAGCTACCCCTTGGAGACTGTCGCTCAAGCCTACGGCGGTGAACTGGGTCGGGTGTATAAGAAACTCTTGCGTAGTGGCTTCCAGAAACAGCCCCTAGCGGACATTGAAGTGCAAACCCGAGCTAAGCTGAGCGAGGCTTGGAAAAACCGTCATGCTCAGGATGTGAATGCCATGATGGGCCTCTTCCTCTACTTCCCACCGGGAACGATGAAAATCCAAGAGCCAACCACCCGGCTACCGGACTGGTTATTGCCAGACTACCGGGAGGTCTTTGAAGCGGCCCTACCCGCAGATGGCGTTCCCAAAGCGGTGTCCAGCGAGCAGCTTCCCCCGCCCTCCTCAGACCCCACGACCCCCTCAGCACCGCTCCCCGATGAACCGGTCCCCAGTGCCAGTTTCCTCAATCGCCTCCTAGGAACGGTGAATCTCTACCAAATTGACCCCACCGATGCCACGATCCTGGGAGAATTGCGCCAGATTCGCCGTCGCTTTGTCGACCATTGGCTCACAGTTCCCCAAGGGGAGTTGGAACGAGTCTATTACGAAGACTTGGGACGGGGCTATCGGATTCTGCTCACCAGTGGCTTCCAGAAGCAACCCCTCACCCCCGAGGAAACCCAATATCGGCAGGACTTAACCCAGAAGGGAGGCGGGTTAACGGAACCCCAGTCCTTGAATGCCCTGATGGGAGCGATGTTGTATTACCCGACAGACCAATTACGGGTCCAGGATGCAGCGACGCGGCTCCCGAGTTGGTTACTGCCGGATTATGAAGCAGTGTTTGAGGGCAAGGCGCAGCAGCAGCCGTCGGTGCAGCCCCCCAGTCCTGAGTTTGGGCAACAGGTGGCGACGTTGATTGAGCGGTTGCGGCAGAACCCCAATGATGGGGCGGCGTTGGTGTTGTTACGGCAGGCGCGGCAGGCGCTGTGTCAGTATTGGTTAAGTTTACCGGCGGAGCAGTTACCGGGGGCCTATGGGGGTCCCATGGGTGAGGTGCAGCGTCGGTTGATGAGCTGTGGTTTACGAGGGTTGCCTCGGACGGGGGCGGAACAGTCGTTGTTTGAGCAGTTACGTGGGGAGTTATCTCAGGGGATGAGCGGTCCGAAGTCGGTGCAATGTTTCTTGGCGGCGATGTTGCTCTGTCCGCCGGACCAGTTGCGGTTGAGTAGTGCTCATGGGTTGTTGCCGACTTGGTTGGTGGGGGATTATGAGCGGGTGTTTTTGGTGACGGGTTAGGTCTGTGGGGGGTGAGAAACCGAGTGTCTTCCGAGACACCCGGTTTCTGGTTTTGGGGCTGAGTCTGGGTAGAGGGAGCCGTCAAATATCGAGGTCAGGAACGAATTTTTTGATTGTTTGTTGTCCCCCTCTCAGGATGTCCTGACAAGTGCTGAAAACTTTGCTAAGATCGGCGTAATGCTTGAGGTAATGCGATGAAAGTCTTTGAAGGAATGGCAAAGGTTGATGAAAGCGGTCAGTTATTGTTAGATGAACCGTTAAGCCTAAAATCTCAGACTCGTGTTAAGGTGATTCTTTCAATATCTGAAGACCCTGAATTGGATGCTGATGATACTCCGGTGGAGGATGTTCGGGCCAGTTTAAGACAAGCGTTGCAGGAGGCTAAGGCAGGAGAACGAATCCCCTTGGAGCAGATGTGGGAGGGGGTTGATGTCGAGTAATCCTGGATGGGTGACCATTAATTTAACACCTGAATATCGTAAGAATCTCAAGAAATTAGCTAAAAAATATCGGAATATTCGTTCAGATACGCAGGGGTTAATAGAGAGATTGCAACAAGGGGATATCCTAGGCGATCGCATTTGTGGTTTTGGAGAAACCTTGTGTGTTTATAAGGTTAGAGTCAGAAACACTAATCTTCAAAAAGGAAAAAGTTCGGGGTATCGTATTCTTTATTTGTTGGAGTCGGAAAATCGTATTTTATTGTTAACTATTTATAATAAATCAGAACAGAAAAATATTAGTAATGCTCAAATTCAAGAGATTTTAAATAATTGCGATGGCCGGGAATAAATCACGCTAATGGTTGTTATATCTGGCTTTTAAATTTGTCTTGATAATTGGAGGCGATTATGCAGATTAAGGATTTAACGGTGGACGAGTTGAAAGTGTTAATTCGGAACACGGTTGAGGAGGTATTGCAGGATATTTTGGCTGACCCGGATGAGGAGCAGGTCGTTCGCCGGGAGGTGGTGGAGGGGTTGTTGGCCCAGCGGGCGGCCCGAGAGTCTGGGGAGTCGGGGTTGTTGAGTTCTGAGGATGTGGTGCGTCGTTTGGGATTGGGTATGAGTGACGGGTTGGTCTGTGGGGGTTGAGAAACCGGGTGTCTTTGGAGACACCCGGTTTCTGGTTTTGGGGCTGAGTGGTTAGGTGCTATAAAAAGACGCTGGGGGAGAGGTTAAATCGCGCTCCTAGTGCTTTGGCTTGTGCCTTACTAATGCTCCGTTTGCGATTGAAAACCTCCGAAGCAATCCCCTTGGAGCCGAAGATGTCTAATAAATCCTTTTGACGCAGTTGATGAGCGGTGACTAACTCATCTAAAACATCATGAGGACTAGCGGTATTGGGCATTGGGGTGGTTTTTGTTTCATAGTCCTCAATCAAAATTGCCAGTAATTCCAGCATTGAGGCTTCTTCGTCACTGAGTTGAGATTCCTCAATTTCCATCAACCGCTCTAATTCAGAGAGCATGGCTTCATAATCGCTTGGGGACTGGATGGGTCTGGGTTGAATTTGAGTGAGGAGTTGGTTGTAGGTTAGGGACGTCATGATTATGAATCTCCGCTGGTCTGTGGGGGTTGAGAAACCGGGTGTCTCCGAAGACACCCGGTTTCTGGGTGGCTGGGGCGATGCGTTCCGGCAAGTTTGGAGATTGGGGTCGGGGTTGGGGCTTGATGGATGCCGGAACACATCCTACCATCGGGGTAT contains these protein-coding regions:
- a CDS encoding type II toxin-antitoxin system RelE/ParE family toxin, with the translated sequence MSSNPGWVTINLTPEYRKNLKKLAKKYRNIRSDTQGLIERLQQGDILGDRICGFGETLCVYKVRVRNTNLQKGKSSGYRILYLLESENRILLLTIYNKSEQKNISNAQIQEILNNCDGRE
- a CDS encoding transcriptional regulator; protein product: MTSLTYNQLLTQIQPRPIQSPSDYEAMLSELERLMEIEESQLSDEEASMLELLAILIEDYETKTTPMPNTASPHDVLDELVTAHQLRQKDLLDIFGSKGIASEVFNRKRSISKAQAKALGARFNLSPSVFL